Below is a genomic region from Gopherus evgoodei ecotype Sinaloan lineage chromosome 17, rGopEvg1_v1.p, whole genome shotgun sequence.
GGGCTGGATGTATTGTGTCACCAGCTGGCCTGTGGGGTTGGTAAGGAGCTGGTATGGAACATGAGGATGATCATTGGACACAGGGTTGCACCTCTAGGTAAGTAGTGTCAGCAGCTGTTCAATTGCCCCCATTAACACCTAGCAGCAGCTCAGGCTGATTTTCACGCTTGTGGCCTTTTCTATAAATCCCCAATTCTGTGACCAGCTAACATCTGTAAAAGTGTTAGACAATATCTACAGGGAGTGTTAAAGGGGATTTCGCCTCATGTTCATTCACTCAGTTTTAAGCAAGCACTTTCCCTCCCTATGCTAGACAGAATTTGAATGACTCTCATAACTTGCTGGCTGCAGACAAGACACTGTCAGAGAGACACGGCAGCTATCGCACTGGAGGAGGCACCCATTGGCCAGTATGCAGTGAGGATTTACCAGCATTTTGTCTCTTTGTGCACATAGCTGTTACCTCTAGCATCCTGCCCAGAACATCGGCAGACTTCCTTTGAACGTCAGCCTTCCAAAACCTTCTCGGCAAACATGTATATGCTACCCTGGAATTCTGTGCAGTTCTAGCACATGGACCCCAGCTGACCAGATACATACAGAAACATCCTCATGAAACTGTTGCATTTGGGATACCACAGAACTAGGCAATTGCCCCAGTGGAAACGTTTTAAGTGTTAGGCGTCAGTGCTATTCTTGAAAGGCAAGGACTGGGGCTGCTCTGACAAAGTGGGATGGGGAAATGATACATGCTCCAGGAGGTGTTTTAATTCACCTTtcaaacagttatttttattgtgttttaacTGATACAATTATAGAAAATGCTATCAAAAGTGTTTGGTATGAAACAGGGCTTGAGGTGAGAGAAATGAGAGTGGATAGCACCAGCAGAACCCACATCATCAACCTTACACATTGTGGGGCAGGGTAAGGCATCTACATTCGGAGTGGAAGGCCCAGCTCTCAAAATCTTATTTGTTAGATGCAGTGTAAAGAAAATCCCGCTTCTTAAAAAGATGGGTAAATGTTGTTCATATTACCATGTTGGATAGTCTGGCATAGCCTAGATGCCATGGAGCTTCCACCATGTAACTTCTAATGTATCTGAGGCCCCTCGTTcagctctgcctctctctcatcaGTCCAAGGCCCCCTGAGTTTCCTAATGCACCTTAGTCCTACCCCTACAGCAGCCACTGCTATTCTAGTCTATGGTCCCCCCATAGCTGTCCGGGTCAGGGGATAGCACGTTCTAAGCAGTCAAACCCACCATCCTCTCACTGACTTCCCACAGCTTCTTGGCAACAGCATCGTCACGGGCCGGGGGCCTGGGATCTTGTACCCGGCAGTCCACAAAGTACCGTCCACTGAACATCTCAATCCCCTCCTGTGTGGCACAGTAGATAGAGGTCTGGGCTCCGTCAGTAGGGTCTCGGAAGAAGAGCCAGGAGATTGGAACAAAGAATAGCCACAGCCAGATCGGAATGTAGCGGAATAGTTCCGTGTTAACGAACCCTGGAAGCAAAataaagcagcagctgcaggtagACTGGAATGTACAGGAAACATCCctcagctgggagcagggtgtcTTACTCAGGAGGCATAAGGGCAATGGTGCCAGTGAAGATGGATAGAGAGAAGGCAAAAACTATGTGGGACGCATGCAGGCACACTGCATTTGGTTCTTAATACATTTCACTGAGAACCATCCACagccctttggtctgactcagtatggccattcttatgttctcttagCAGGAACTTGACTGCAAAGAGGGGTTAAGCATATGGACAGTTCAAAGAAAGTGACTTGCAAAGTAGGGTGTTGAATGGTTTCTGATCTGTACTTTGTGCTTCCTCCAAATACCAGTTCCTGCACGCTCAGCACCCATTTTCtggcctccctcccacccaaatTCCAACTGGTGCTGGAGAAGTAGGAAAGAGAATTTAATTGCAGGCAGGGCGAGATGCAGAATTAGGGGTCATGGCCTTGGGAATAAAGAGTAACTTTGGTTCATTAGAAAGCTGCCTCTCTGATTAAAATTGCTGCCCAGTCCTCGACTGGGTGAGAGGCTCAGTATGACAGGGAAGAGCCGCAGGAGTCCAGGAGCTTGAGTACCCCTCTTTGGGAGATCTGAAATTAACCTAAATCAGAGATTCTCATCCTTAGTAGCCAGTTTGGATGTCCTGAGGCAGGTCTCAAACAGGACTGGATTGAACTTCCCTTCTTGAGTAGCGAGGCTCTCATCTTTCGCCCCTAGGAACTTGGGTGGGATTTGGAAGGTGCATCCCTAGAGAAAGGCTGGACCCACACTCACCTGGGTGAACAGCATAGCAGGTTACATCGGTTCCCTCCAGTTTGTTGGCCAGCTCTCGGGCATACAAGATGTTGGCCAGTTTGCTGTTGCAGTAAGCCTGGAAGTTCTGCAGTATCCCTTCCACCGGCTTCTGGAGGTTCTCAAAGTCTATCTTCCCCGACCGATGTGCACTGGAGGCCACAATCACCACACGGCTCGGCACACTGAGCTTCAGCCGCTCTAAGAGGAGGTGAGTCAGAAGGAAGTGACCAAGGTGGTTGACCTGAAAGACCAGGTTAAAGCCATCCTCCTTCCTGCCACCTGCTCCAATCCCTGTAGAAAAAAATAAGTTCCAGTATACAGCAGTGATCTCTGGTCCAGAACTTTCTCCATCTGACAGGGTCCTGCAAGCCAAAGCCAGTCTACAGTGTGTTGTTCCCTGCCTCATCACCCCAACATCAGCATCCAGAGATTTCCCCCCAGAACCTCCTCAGCACAGCCTCAGGGCCTGACCTACCTacctacccctgccccacccagagctgggggacagaCTCGGTAATGGGATTCCCACCTGCGTTGTTGATCAGGATGTCGAGGCGGGGCTCAGATCTCAGGAAAGTCTCTGCAAATGCTCGCACTGAATCCAGGCTGGCCAGGTCCAGACTCATGAAGAGAACCTCATTGTTCCCGCTCTCCTGGAGAAAGAGGGGAGGCACTCAGTGTAGGCCACAGTGGTgcatggggcagtggggctccggCCCAGTGACGGCGACAGGGAAGATGATGCCCTGTTTCCACCTTGAAGCACAGGGCAAACTGCGAACGGGAACTAGCAAAGGGAGCTGCTTGCCCTTCAAAGCACCTAGCCCCCGAGCGTgcgtgtgggtttttttggcaggCTCCACAGTGGTTACTGTTGGGAACCATGCAGCCAGCCCACATTGAGGCACCTGAGTAGGATGGAAAAAGGCCTCAGCAGGTGTTAAACTGGCAGTTGGGCAGGTAAACAGGGAATTCAGGCATCCCTGGGGAAGTCAGAGAATCTAGCCTGGGGGATGCTGGCatcttggttagctccctgcatATGGAAATGGGGCCCACCGTGCCCGTGGAATGTGCACAACCCTCTTGCCAGCTTTCTCTGTAGGCCAGTACCTCTGCAGCCCTCTATTCCCCACCCACTGCTGACAACTATGCCCCTTGCCTCACTGGGGAGCAGCAGAGCCCTTACATGCTGCTCCCGCTCCTGGGAATAAGGGAAGCCTTTTATTGCTTGTGTATCATGGCACCTGAACCCTTCCCAAGCCGGTACCGCTGCCTTCTGCACCTCCCTGGGTCTGCCCCATCCTGAGCCTCAGCAAGCCCCTCGCCTTTCTCAAAGTTCGGCAGTGTCCCATGACTGGCACGGGACGGTGCAGGCCTGCCATACTGCAATGATTGCTCATCTTGGGGGCTCAGACTGCATCCATCTGAGCGAGAGAAAAGAAGCACAGAGCCCGCACCCTCCTTATGTCATAGACAGCCGCTTCTCCTCTTGCTCTGCTGCGACAGGCCAGGATGACGCGAGCTTTTCTCTGGGCCAGATCCAGGGCTGTCATCTTCCCAATTCCAGTGTTTCCCCCTGGAAAAGCAGAACAAGGAGCTGAGCACATGGAGGAGACCAagagcagcccagctctgtgTTGTGGTAGCACTGCTTTCCCTCTCAACGCCATTCATAGAGCCTGCCTGAAATGCATCCGTCTCTGGGGAGGAATGGTgtctggcctctgtttgccagaagctgggaatggttgacaggggatggatcacttgatgataccctgttctgttcattccctctggggcacctggccctggccactgtcagatgatgagcctttgctctgacccagtggaGTGATTCTTAGGAGGAGTGTGCAGCCAGCACACAAGCCCCTGCACAACGAACCAAGGGAAGAGAACTTTGCCAAGGACACCAGGGTCCAAACGTCCTCTCACTGAACTTGCCTGGGAAGCTTTGTCTTTTGAAAGTCACATGTAGAGGCTCCATATGCTGTGTTGTGCGTGGAACTGCTACAGAGAAATCCTTTTTCTTACTAGGaatagactgtggaactcattgccacagcgTGTTGCTGAGGCCAAAACGTAACCACAGGCAAGGAGGGATTGGCTGTTTCTAGGGTTATCATGCATATCCAGAATTAGACTAGTAAATACTAGAAAAGGGTTTGGGGAGGGAAAGAGTAACTCAGCACCTAGCCAAGGTCACACTCTTGTCTAGGAGACTCCACTGGggggcaggttatcccataacCCTGCTGTAGGGCTGCCTGCACATTTGTCTCTCATATCCAGCCCTGGCCACTGGACTAAAGGTGGACCCCAGGTGATTCTGATCTGTCTCAACTAGCGGAGTCAAGTCTGCTGGGATCACAACCCTTGGGAGCTCAAGTCAGGTGCGTTGAGCTCCCGTCTGTGGCATACAGGGagaaggcagagctgggcctgaCACCCATGCCCTTGGATACTCTGCCAACAGGGGCAGAGTCCTGGCCCTGAgctggagaggggtgtgtgtattCCCATTTTTAAGAGAGAGACAATCTACCAGAGCCCAGGTAGCCCCGCGCCCCTGGAGGCACCTGTCCCCTCTTCCGCTCACCTGTGATAACCACGGTCTTCCCTCGGAGGCTGCTTTGCGCCCTGCACTTGGCCCCTCTGATGCAGTTGTAATAGAGGAGGGCGTAGAGGCCCAGGAGCAGCCCAAGAACTAGCAGCACCGTTGTCATGGCTTCCCTGGGCGCAGTTAACAGGGTTAGCAGCAGTTCCCCCTTGGCTGCAGCCAATTCACAGATGCCTCCAGCTGCAAGATTCGCGTTTCAGgccgggctggagcctgagccagaacctgcagcaagggaaggCCCAGGGCAAAGGTCACTTGCTTCACATTGCATTCAAGCTCTCCTGGGCTGTGCTCTCATGCAGCAGAGCTAGGGCAAGCCTCCTGGGCCAAACGCTGCACGTTCACGCCCAGGATGTGTGCAGTGCGCAGCTGGCTCAGAGGCAGGGACAGGAGACTGGCTGTATTTCAGTCAGGCTGCTGGCAACACTGCCCCCTGCAGAGCCATAGCCTGCAAGGCAAGGAGATAGAGGGCAGGGAAATTTCTGATCAACGTTTTTTGTCCGAAAAAGCCAATGTGTCAAAACTGACACTGATTGCAAGAAAGCCTTGGTTTCCATTCATCCCCCACGTCAAACAAACAGTGACAGAAGTGTCAAAGTTCTCAAAAACATCCTGTTTTGGCATTTTCTGAACAAAAACGTTCCAGGTTTTGGTTTCAATGACTTGATAGATgggagagaccaggtgggtgaggtggtatcttttattggaacaacttctgctcACGAGACacacaagcttacacagagctttgtGTAAACTTGAGAGCTTGTCTCACACCAACAGAAGCTACTACCTCAAGCTACCACCTCACCAATATCCTGCGACTGACAAGGCTACAACACTATTGCTACATACTAATACAGAATGAAAGGTTAGATAAAGAAACGTTTCGATTGGCCTGGTCCAAAATCAGTTTCAGATTTTCAGTATGCAGAATTTTTTGAGATTGAAGttttgtcctgatttgggatgGAAAATTGTTCTGAAATCTAAAATTCCCACCCCAGACAGGAAACATGTCCCCCAGCTCAGCAAGGCCGGTGTGTTTGTTCTCTTCAGCAACCCATGACTGCAGTGGGCATGGTGGagactcagcacctttgaaaaattgGTTATTGGCACCTCTGCAGCAGCCCTGTAACAAATGTTAAGAGATTCATGCTCCCGCTGGCTTAGGGGCAAGGCCAGTAGCTGCAGTGTCAGTATTCCCCAATTACAGGTGCACAGGCAGCTTTCAACAG
It encodes:
- the DHRS13 gene encoding dehydrogenase/reductase SDR family member 13, whose protein sequence is MTTVLLVLGLLLGLYALLYYNCIRGAKCRAQSSLRGKTVVITGGNTGIGKMTALDLAQRKARVILACRSRARGEAAVYDIRRESGNNEVLFMSLDLASLDSVRAFAETFLRSEPRLDILINNAGIGAGGRKEDGFNLVFQVNHLGHFLLTHLLLERLKLSVPSRVVIVASSAHRSGKIDFENLQKPVEGILQNFQAYCNSKLANILYARELANKLEGTDVTCYAVHPGFVNTELFRYIPIWLWLFFVPISWLFFRDPTDGAQTSIYCATQEGIEMFSGRYFVDCRVQDPRPPARDDAVAKKLWEVSERMVGLTA